A DNA window from Phoenix dactylifera cultivar Barhee BC4 chromosome 13, palm_55x_up_171113_PBpolish2nd_filt_p, whole genome shotgun sequence contains the following coding sequences:
- the LOC103721915 gene encoding uncharacterized protein At1g24485-like, producing MHEAFDFPNTSQWSNIDCGASAWSLDSSLLRWETDDSYVTTGQKMLVSQSKEPRAMNTLRFFPQGDESCYLLPGQGESRVLLRAGFYYGNYDGISKPPSFDLQFDGHQWATVATSLDEDPIYHEVVYRHKEGNISVCLVRRGDDGGVPFISSLEIMPFPADVYKELDGNMHTAFYLRSRTDFGAIADIRHDGLDEKYNRIWKAKGMPNYPNASCLPPKAPTADNDPPLSVINTAITASNSSDSLVLLIELPPTNETAYIILYFMELVLFPDPINGRKFAIYINGQESNHNIQLKDNSCQVVSFYTNEFSGPANLTLSPLEGSILPPIINAMEVFTTINLDQESGAPSGNHFNPFIMSKSQPSSMLLVPVIFVLGVVASFL from the exons ATGCATGAAGCTTTCGACTTCCCAA ACACCTCGCAGTGGTCGAACATCGACTGCGGTGCATCAGCATGGTCGTTGGACAGCAGCTTGCTTAGATGGGAAACTGATGACAGCTACGTCACGACCGGTCAAAAAATGCTCGTATCGCAAAGCAAGGAGCCCCGAGCCATGAACACCCTTCGCTTCTTCCCGCAGGGCGATGAGAGCTGTTACCTTCTGCCAGGCCAAGGCGAGAGCAGGGTGCTCCTTCGTGCCGGGTTCTACTACGGGAACTACGATGGCATCTCCAAGCCCCCCTCGTTTGACCTCCAGTTCGATGGCCATCAGTGGGCGACCGTTGCAACTTCTCTGGATGAGGATCCCATCTACCATGAAGTGGTTTATAGGCACAAGGAAGGTAACATCAGCGTCTGCCTTGTGAGGAGAGGAGATGATGGCGGGGTTCCCTTCATTTCTTCCCTTGAAATCATGCCATTTCCAGCAGATGTATATAAAGAGCTGGATGGGAACATGCATACGGCATTCTATCTACGGAGCAGAACAGATTTTGGAGCCATCGCAGACATCAG GCATGATGGTTTGGACGAGAAGTATAACAGAATTTGGAAAGCAAAAGGAATGCCAAATTATCCTAATGCATCTTGCTTGCCACCAAAAGCACCAACTGCTGACAATGACCCTCCTCTCTCGGTTATAAACACGGCTATAACAGCATCAAATTCCTCGGACTCCCTTGTTTTGCTAATTGAGCTTCCACCAACCAACGAGACAGCTTACATCATCCTATATTTCATGGAGTTGGTCCTCTTCCCAGATCCCATCAATGGCAGGAAGTTCGCAATTTATATAAATGGTCAGGAAAGTAACCACAACATACAACTCAAAGACAACTCATGCCAAGTGGTGTCTTTCTACACGAATGAGTTCTCAGGCCCTGCCAATTTGACATTATCTCCACTGGAGGGTTCTATATTACCTCCCATCATCAATGCCATGGAAGTATTCACCACCATCAACTTGGATCAGGAATCAGGTGCTCCAAGTGGCAACCACTTCAATCCCTTCATTATGAGTAAAAGTCAACCATCTTCTATGCTTCTAGTACCTGTAATCTTTGTCCTTGGTGTTGTTGCTTCGTTTTTGTAA